A stretch of the Corylus avellana chromosome ca6, CavTom2PMs-1.0 genome encodes the following:
- the LOC132185291 gene encoding glycosyltransferase BC10-like: MIDAERRLIANALLHSSNERFVLLSETCIPLFNFTTTYNYLIEANQSFVGSYDDPRKIGRGRYNPQMSPTISLANWRKGSQWFEVNRKVALHIISDSKYYPLFSQFCSPPCYMDEHYIPTLVNILCPQENSNRSITWVDWSKSGPHPGKFVRQAVTAEFLDQIRFGTKCTYNGNIVSSICFLFGRKFMPNTLQPLLQIAPVLMDFGA; the protein is encoded by the coding sequence ATGATTGACGCAGAAAGGCGCCTCATAGCAAACGCACTCCTACACTCCTCAAACGAGAGATTTGTTCTTCTCTCAGAAACTTGTATTCCTCTCTTCAACTTCACAACAACATACAACTATCTCATCGAAGCCAACCAGAGCTTTGTAGGCTCATATGATGACCCAAGGAAAATTGGGCGTGGCAGATACAATCCTCAAATGTCACCCACAATTTCTCTAGCAAATTGGCGCAAAGGGTCCCAATGGTTTGAAGTGAACCGCAAGGTAGCCCTTCACATCATTTCTGACAGCAAATATTACCCTTTGTTTAGCCAGTTTTGTAGCCCTCCATGTTACATGGATGAGCACTATATTCCCACACTTGTCAACATTCTTTGCCCCCAAGAGAACTCCAACAGGAGCATCACATGGGTTGATTGGTCTAAGAGTGGCCCACACCCTGGAAAATTTGTGAGGCAAGCTGTTACTGCTGAATTCTTGGATCAAATAAGGTTTGGTACTAAGTGTACATATAATGGAAACATTGTTTCCTCTATATGCTTTTTGTTTGGGAGGAAGTTTATGCCCAACACTTTGCAACCCTTGTTGCAAATTGCACCAGTTTTGATGGATTTTGGTGCTTAA